A genomic region of uncultured Acidilobus sp. JCHS contains the following coding sequences:
- a CDS encoding Endonuclease IV — MARLRFGPAGKPTNFSGDYEEVPPLLRQMGLDALEYEAVRGVRVTREKAERIREVAQQNDVVLSMHAPYFINLASPEEDTVAKSVERLREAAQASEWMGAYAVVFHPGYIKGNASREEALGRVVEALKGVFEGLDLRVAWLAPETTGKESQVGDVDEVIKICQSHDRVRPAVDWAHLHARAEGAAINSVDEVIRIIEKIEKELGSWAVRPLHTHFSKIEYGKGGEREHHTLAEEGFGPDWEIVCKAYVETGIDGVIISESPILEQDALVMKRVCEKYL; from the coding sequence TTGGCGAGGCTGAGGTTCGGGCCAGCGGGGAAGCCGACGAACTTCAGCGGCGATTACGAGGAGGTCCCGCCCCTGCTGAGGCAGATGGGCCTCGACGCCCTTGAGTACGAGGCCGTCAGGGGCGTCAGGGTCACCAGGGAGAAGGCCGAGAGGATAAGGGAGGTAGCCCAGCAGAACGACGTTGTCCTGAGCATGCACGCCCCCTACTTCATAAACCTGGCCAGCCCGGAGGAGGACACCGTAGCGAAGAGCGTTGAGAGGCTCAGGGAGGCGGCCCAGGCATCAGAGTGGATGGGCGCCTACGCCGTTGTCTTCCACCCAGGCTACATAAAGGGGAACGCGAGCAGGGAGGAGGCCCTGGGGAGAGTCGTAGAGGCCCTGAAGGGGGTCTTCGAGGGCCTTGACCTCAGGGTGGCCTGGCTGGCCCCTGAGACCACCGGCAAGGAGTCCCAGGTGGGGGACGTGGACGAGGTCATAAAGATATGCCAGTCCCACGACAGGGTCAGGCCGGCAGTTGACTGGGCCCACCTCCACGCCAGGGCCGAGGGGGCGGCCATAAACAGCGTTGACGAGGTCATAAGGATCATTGAGAAGATCGAGAAGGAGCTTGGCTCGTGGGCCGTCAGGCCCCTGCACACCCACTTTTCAAAGATAGAGTACGGCAAGGGGGGCGAGAGGGAGCACCACACCCTGGCCGAGGAGGGCTTCGGGCCGGACTGGGAGATTGTGTGTAAGGCCTACGTTGAGACCGGCATAGACGGCGTCATAATCAGCGAGAGCCCCATACTTGAGCAGGACGCCCTTGTCATGAAGAGGGTATGTGAGAAGTACCTCTAG
- a CDS encoding Protein related to penicillin acylase, whose amino-acid sequence MGKRAGSGIGRRDHAVLAASVVVLVLLLLMAYLTPLGVLFSASNPYTGVYGYSLNAVVRSETLHIKGLYRPVRVIVDRYGVYHIYAQDLHDLFLAFGFIQAENRLFQLDLVRRAAIGNLSPILGPSYRSYDLFQLKIGNYITAERDWNETLELTSTDSMANITVMALEAYSQGVNDYIEYAEAHHELPFEFTLLRYTPQPWTPVDSFAVQQYMVESLEFGDDPLILSLMYYKMGQLANYLNPPFPPIPQVYYAGYNGTPNATVEEEAENIWPINSTIAQMAYELYKEWDPPFISPHAVGHSNEWVVCGNKTATGRPILVGGPVLGFSLPFIWFEAQLVAPGYDVFGVFLPGDPAPVIGFNQHIAWTLTDVQAISWGMYFFVQTVNGTDYYFNGSWHPIIHYYVDGVELNWTNWGPIMVQNGSLALVMYWLGNTYSNDFGVLFYISNASNWQQFYDALRHWHVPYQNFAYADVYGNIGDVSAGIYPIFASSGGGIPYSPDAIMPGDGQVYVKGFIPYDDIPHAFNPPSCFIVSSNQRQVGPSYPYWYGDSMSFSPGTRAWVVYDYLLYHNNISVQDMMRLQWNETDLAAAWSMPTIIRTLEQDSSNPYVATALSYLKGWNYTMSPDSKAATIWFYIYSEVYFNVIYGLFNRTGFWPEFSAIRPGPAGGSWPGTFGLASLDEDVIHLLMTGNGTPIYNGSVDQLIVNSTIEAMKLLESWFPNGNYTWANFYGFYWPSLTGVKALSVGPLSGLGGDYFTLNDQSGGGGGPLPTSPGPGGQSWTFIANMANLSDSYGVYPGGQSENPASPYYDNYIFTWIKGRYLPLLFIGSSQGFAPSEVTAEVNLLPSG is encoded by the coding sequence TTGGGCAAGAGAGCTGGGAGCGGCATTGGCAGGAGGGACCACGCGGTCCTGGCAGCGTCTGTCGTCGTCCTCGTGTTGCTCCTCCTCATGGCCTACCTCACGCCCTTAGGCGTCCTGTTCAGCGCATCAAATCCCTACACAGGCGTCTACGGCTACTCCCTCAACGCGGTCGTCAGGTCTGAGACCCTTCACATAAAGGGCCTCTACAGGCCCGTCAGGGTCATAGTTGACAGGTACGGCGTCTACCACATATATGCCCAGGACCTGCACGACCTCTTCCTGGCCTTCGGCTTCATACAGGCAGAGAACAGGCTCTTCCAGCTTGACCTGGTTAGGAGGGCCGCCATAGGGAACCTTTCACCCATACTCGGCCCCTCCTACAGGTCCTACGACCTGTTCCAGCTCAAGATAGGCAACTACATAACTGCCGAGAGGGACTGGAACGAGACCCTGGAGCTGACTTCAACAGACTCCATGGCCAACATAACGGTCATGGCTCTCGAGGCCTACTCCCAGGGCGTAAACGACTACATAGAGTACGCCGAGGCCCACCACGAGCTCCCGTTTGAGTTCACGCTGTTGCGTTACACGCCGCAGCCCTGGACGCCTGTTGACTCCTTTGCCGTACAGCAGTATATGGTGGAGAGCCTGGAGTTCGGCGACGACCCCCTGATACTGTCACTGATGTACTACAAGATGGGCCAGCTTGCGAACTACCTCAACCCCCCGTTCCCGCCAATACCCCAGGTCTACTACGCCGGCTACAACGGCACGCCAAACGCCACGGTTGAGGAGGAGGCCGAGAACATATGGCCCATAAACTCGACCATAGCCCAGATGGCCTACGAGCTCTACAAGGAGTGGGACCCGCCCTTCATATCACCTCACGCAGTGGGGCACAGCAACGAGTGGGTGGTGTGCGGCAACAAGACGGCCACAGGCCGTCCAATACTTGTCGGCGGGCCGGTCCTGGGCTTCAGCCTCCCCTTCATATGGTTCGAGGCCCAGCTCGTGGCGCCGGGCTACGACGTCTTCGGCGTCTTCCTGCCGGGCGACCCCGCGCCGGTTATAGGCTTCAACCAGCACATAGCATGGACCCTGACGGACGTGCAGGCCATATCGTGGGGGATGTACTTCTTCGTGCAGACGGTCAACGGCACGGACTACTACTTCAACGGGTCCTGGCACCCGATAATACACTACTACGTGGACGGCGTCGAGCTCAACTGGACCAACTGGGGCCCGATAATGGTCCAGAACGGGAGCCTGGCCCTGGTAATGTACTGGCTGGGCAACACCTACTCCAACGACTTCGGGGTGCTCTTCTACATATCCAACGCCTCTAACTGGCAGCAGTTCTATGACGCCCTCAGGCACTGGCACGTGCCATACCAGAACTTCGCCTACGCCGACGTCTACGGCAACATAGGGGACGTGTCAGCCGGCATTTACCCCATATTCGCCTCCTCAGGCGGGGGCATACCGTACAGCCCTGACGCCATAATGCCAGGCGACGGGCAGGTCTACGTCAAGGGGTTCATACCATATGATGACATACCTCACGCCTTCAACCCGCCGAGCTGCTTCATAGTGAGCTCGAACCAGAGGCAGGTTGGCCCCTCGTACCCGTACTGGTACGGGGACTCCATGAGCTTCTCGCCGGGGACCAGGGCGTGGGTCGTCTATGACTACCTCCTCTACCACAACAACATAAGCGTGCAGGACATGATGAGGCTTCAGTGGAACGAGACGGACCTGGCCGCCGCCTGGTCGATGCCGACCATAATTAGGACCCTCGAGCAGGACTCCTCTAACCCCTACGTGGCGACGGCCCTCAGCTACCTTAAGGGGTGGAACTACACCATGAGCCCCGACTCTAAGGCCGCCACGATATGGTTCTACATCTACTCGGAGGTCTACTTCAACGTTATCTACGGCCTCTTCAACAGGACGGGCTTCTGGCCCGAGTTCAGCGCCATAAGGCCTGGCCCTGCGGGAGGCTCGTGGCCGGGAACCTTCGGGCTGGCGTCGCTCGACGAGGACGTCATACACTTGCTGATGACAGGCAACGGCACTCCCATATACAACGGGAGCGTCGACCAGCTCATAGTCAACTCGACGATAGAGGCCATGAAGCTCCTTGAGTCCTGGTTCCCCAACGGCAACTACACCTGGGCCAACTTCTACGGCTTCTACTGGCCGAGCCTGACAGGCGTCAAGGCCCTCAGCGTGGGCCCCCTGAGCGGGCTGGGCGGCGACTACTTCACCCTCAACGACCAGAGCGGCGGGGGCGGCGGCCCGCTCCCAACCTCGCCTGGGCCAGGAGGGCAGAGCTGGACATTCATAGCGAACATGGCCAACCTAAGCGACTCCTACGGCGTCTACCCTGGCGGGCAAAGCGAGAACCCGGCGAGCCCCTACTACGACAACTACATCTTCACATGGATAAAGGGAAGGTACCTGCCCCTGCTCTTCATCGGCAGCTCTCAGGGCTTCGCGCCGTCCGAGGTGACTGCTGAGGTGAACCTCTTGCCCTCGGGGTGA
- a CDS encoding Fe-S oxidoreductase → MRVLLALPPDVHNLEIYKVTGMRAPPLGLAYIGTVLEQAGHKVKIIDSPTRKLRLDDWLAEVKSFSPDVIGVSMMTPLAPKGYLAAKALRQEMPDVPLVAGGTHVTYMYDEALDAGYDVVVRGEGEYTMLELVDILERRGLDREALKSVKGLALRDQGKTVVTPERPFIEDLDRLPWPDRDLLDMDKYTLFDKPIRIAHVMASRGCPYGCMYCITSYYWGRRYRYRSAKNVADEIEHVVNKYKVKTIVFTDDEFTANWRFVREFVNEIRTRGLDITFSCGARVDHVNRDIMKLLYDNGCNALYFGVESASQETLNRIGKKITIEQARRVFQWKKELGGFATGSFILGFPWETVQDMKDTVKLAIELQPDYAQFTALTPYPGTPLWDFATKHNLIVDRNWEHYTTVRPVMRGFHFTAEQLGHMLIYAYRKFYMRWGFMVQEIRAGRFGNLVEVILKDLTSFFGDALGRVFEPLRWGGGEEQ, encoded by the coding sequence TTGAGGGTGCTGCTGGCCCTTCCGCCCGACGTGCACAACCTCGAGATCTACAAGGTAACGGGCATGAGGGCCCCTCCCCTGGGCCTTGCCTACATAGGCACGGTCCTTGAGCAGGCGGGGCACAAGGTGAAGATCATAGACAGCCCCACGAGGAAGCTCAGGCTTGACGACTGGCTGGCTGAGGTCAAGTCCTTCTCCCCTGACGTAATAGGGGTCTCAATGATGACCCCCCTCGCGCCCAAGGGCTACCTGGCGGCCAAGGCGCTGAGGCAGGAGATGCCTGACGTGCCCCTGGTGGCGGGAGGGACCCACGTCACTTACATGTACGACGAGGCCCTGGACGCCGGCTACGACGTGGTGGTCAGGGGGGAGGGCGAGTACACCATGCTTGAGCTTGTCGACATCCTTGAGAGGAGAGGCCTTGACAGGGAGGCCCTGAAGTCCGTCAAGGGCCTCGCGTTAAGGGACCAGGGCAAGACCGTGGTGACCCCTGAGAGGCCCTTCATAGAGGACCTCGACAGGCTCCCGTGGCCCGACAGGGACCTCCTGGACATGGACAAGTACACACTGTTCGACAAGCCCATAAGGATAGCCCACGTGATGGCCAGCAGGGGCTGCCCCTACGGCTGCATGTACTGTATAACCAGCTACTACTGGGGCAGGAGGTACAGGTACAGGTCGGCCAAGAACGTGGCTGACGAGATAGAGCACGTAGTCAACAAGTACAAGGTGAAGACCATAGTCTTCACCGACGACGAGTTCACGGCCAACTGGAGGTTCGTGAGGGAGTTCGTCAACGAGATAAGGACGAGGGGCCTCGACATAACCTTCTCCTGCGGCGCCAGGGTCGACCACGTTAACAGGGACATAATGAAGCTCCTCTACGACAACGGCTGCAACGCCCTCTACTTCGGGGTAGAGTCGGCCAGTCAGGAGACCCTGAACAGGATAGGGAAGAAGATAACGATAGAGCAGGCCAGGAGGGTGTTCCAGTGGAAGAAGGAGCTGGGGGGCTTCGCAACAGGGTCCTTCATCCTCGGCTTCCCGTGGGAGACCGTGCAGGACATGAAGGATACCGTAAAGCTTGCAATTGAGCTCCAGCCTGACTACGCCCAGTTCACCGCCCTGACCCCCTACCCCGGCACCCCGCTATGGGACTTCGCCACCAAGCACAACCTGATAGTTGACAGGAACTGGGAGCACTACACCACCGTGAGGCCAGTCATGAGGGGCTTCCACTTCACAGCCGAGCAGCTGGGCCACATGCTGATCTACGCATACCGCAAGTTCTACATGAGGTGGGGCTTCATGGTCCAAGAGATAAGGGCGGGCAGGTTCGGCAACCTGGTGGAGGTCATACTCAAGGACCTCACGTCCTTCTTCGGTGACGCCCTCGGAAGGGTGTTCGAGCCCCTGAGGTGGGGAGGAGGTGAGGAGCAATGA
- a CDS encoding putative Fe-S oxidoreductase has translation MTKASLRLATRTVRVRYADGTEKEAPLIYHALSAFVGEQIVQCPLSARFLIPIINKTIEVGIKFLHGDIDEARKSIKDPTIRRGVALVMRGLGLYGVTVPQKMPAPFLVVWNFTNMCNLRCIHCYQRAGAPTPDELSLEEKLRVVDELDRAGVASIALSGGEPTIHPHFHRIVKEIASRGIHTAVATNGWVFANINELAKAKEEGLKYVEVSIDSADPDKHDKFRGVKGSWERAVKALENAVKLGMDHGMAVTITKLNIGEVKEILDLAEEIGVRRVIFFNFVPTGRGLENMWLDLDPVEREKFLREIYTEMKRRPGLQIVSTAPQYGRVALQVSGGQEVAPTHFAVSGDPIVKAVAEFVGGCGAGRIYAAIEPNGDVVPCVFLPIVVGNLRKQSFWDIWTKSKLFEDLRDRDKLKGFCRVCPYRNICGGCRARAYGYYGDPLAPDPGCIYNLKDWNELQAKAPRVRLAEQSSGQQSSP, from the coding sequence GTGACGAAGGCCTCGCTGAGGCTGGCCACGAGGACTGTGAGGGTGAGGTACGCTGACGGCACAGAGAAGGAGGCCCCCCTGATATACCACGCGCTGAGCGCCTTCGTGGGCGAGCAGATAGTCCAGTGCCCGCTCTCCGCCAGGTTCCTGATACCGATCATTAACAAGACCATAGAGGTGGGCATCAAGTTCCTTCACGGTGATATTGACGAAGCGAGGAAGTCCATAAAGGATCCCACGATAAGGAGAGGCGTAGCGCTCGTCATGAGGGGCCTGGGCCTCTACGGCGTCACTGTGCCCCAGAAGATGCCTGCGCCCTTCCTGGTAGTCTGGAACTTCACAAACATGTGCAACCTGAGGTGCATACACTGCTACCAGAGGGCCGGGGCGCCGACGCCTGACGAGCTGAGTCTTGAGGAGAAGCTGAGGGTAGTGGACGAGCTGGACAGGGCAGGGGTGGCCTCAATAGCGCTGAGCGGGGGTGAGCCCACTATACACCCTCACTTTCACAGGATAGTCAAGGAGATAGCGAGCAGGGGCATACACACGGCCGTCGCGACCAATGGCTGGGTGTTCGCAAACATAAACGAGCTCGCGAAGGCCAAGGAGGAGGGGCTCAAGTACGTTGAGGTCTCCATAGACAGCGCTGACCCAGACAAGCACGACAAGTTCAGGGGCGTCAAGGGGTCGTGGGAGAGGGCCGTCAAGGCCCTCGAGAACGCAGTCAAGCTGGGCATGGACCACGGCATGGCTGTCACGATAACCAAGCTGAACATAGGCGAGGTCAAGGAGATACTTGACCTGGCCGAGGAGATAGGAGTCAGGAGGGTCATATTCTTCAACTTCGTGCCGACCGGGAGAGGGCTTGAGAACATGTGGCTCGACCTTGACCCAGTTGAGAGGGAGAAGTTCCTGAGGGAGATCTACACCGAGATGAAGAGGAGGCCTGGCCTTCAGATAGTGAGCACGGCCCCTCAGTACGGCAGGGTGGCGCTCCAGGTAAGCGGGGGGCAGGAGGTGGCGCCCACTCACTTCGCCGTCAGCGGCGACCCCATAGTAAAGGCTGTGGCGGAGTTCGTAGGGGGCTGCGGGGCGGGCAGGATATATGCGGCCATAGAGCCCAACGGGGACGTGGTGCCCTGCGTCTTCCTGCCCATCGTAGTGGGGAACCTGAGGAAGCAGAGCTTCTGGGACATCTGGACTAAGTCGAAGCTCTTCGAGGACCTGAGGGACAGGGACAAGCTCAAGGGGTTCTGCAGGGTCTGCCCGTACCGCAACATATGCGGGGGCTGCAGGGCAAGGGCCTACGGCTACTACGGCGACCCGCTGGCGCCTGACCCGGGCTGCATATACAACCTGAAGGACTGGAATGAGCTTCAGGCCAAGGCTCCTAGGGTGAGGCTGGCAGAGCAGTCCTCAGGCCAGCAGTCAAGTCCTTAG
- a CDS encoding Archaeal/vacuolar-type H+-ATPase subunit C: MAEALGSPSAYAQIVPRLRLLKAGLLGPRVKDLSPPLAEALASLRDTMYSGIAEAKELRLVERRLAQQYFSVIDELEGLAPDEAKELVRAFAEVKEVEDLMTLARALAEGLRPPAWLPSLEWSRSSIRDVMPELEASPSLTRLPDLLKSGPLRKTMAGALEAFSDIKFPEAFTWYSLSARLAAIQRALEPIGGQDRTDAEKVLCPLVEGWASLAAFQAWALRVNPRTFARALPQRPLCGVRWASLAEAYERNLSEDIASLVTELSKMVRRVKVEGRSLRDVMSSVRRSARVAAMRSAMAAFEGYPYSPALIAAALLLLTIDVDNLRAALLGIGLGLTQTEIEVAIV, translated from the coding sequence GTGGCTGAGGCCTTGGGGTCCCCGTCTGCCTACGCTCAGATCGTCCCAAGGCTCAGGCTCCTGAAGGCGGGCCTCCTGGGCCCAAGGGTAAAGGACCTCTCCCCTCCCCTGGCTGAGGCCCTGGCCTCGCTCAGGGACACCATGTACTCAGGGATCGCCGAGGCCAAGGAGCTGAGGCTCGTCGAGAGGAGGCTGGCCCAGCAGTACTTCAGCGTAATAGATGAGCTAGAGGGCCTCGCGCCCGACGAGGCCAAGGAGCTCGTGAGGGCCTTCGCTGAGGTGAAGGAGGTAGAGGACCTCATGACGCTGGCCAGGGCCCTCGCGGAGGGCCTGCGTCCCCCCGCCTGGCTACCCTCCCTTGAGTGGAGCAGGTCCTCAATCAGGGACGTGATGCCCGAGCTGGAGGCCTCACCCTCATTGACGAGGCTGCCCGACCTCCTGAAGAGCGGCCCCCTGAGGAAGACTATGGCTGGGGCCCTTGAGGCGTTCTCTGATATCAAGTTCCCCGAGGCCTTCACCTGGTACTCGCTCTCGGCCAGGCTCGCAGCGATCCAGAGGGCCCTTGAGCCCATAGGCGGTCAGGACAGGACTGACGCCGAGAAGGTCCTCTGCCCCCTGGTCGAGGGGTGGGCCTCGCTGGCGGCCTTCCAGGCCTGGGCGCTCAGGGTCAACCCGAGGACCTTCGCCAGGGCGCTGCCCCAGAGGCCCCTCTGCGGCGTTCGGTGGGCCTCGCTGGCGGAGGCCTATGAGAGGAACCTGAGCGAGGACATAGCCTCTCTCGTCACTGAGTTGTCGAAAATGGTGAGGCGTGTGAAGGTGGAGGGCAGGAGTCTTAGGGACGTCATGAGCTCGGTCAGGAGGTCCGCTAGGGTCGCGGCCATGAGGTCAGCTATGGCAGCCTTTGAGGGCTACCCCTACTCGCCGGCGCTGATAGCTGCGGCGCTCCTGCTGCTCACGATAGATGTTGACAACCTGAGGGCCGCGCTCCTCGGGATAGGGCTTGGCCTGACGCAGACAGAGATAGAGGTTGCCATAGTCTAA
- a CDS encoding Uracil phosphoribosyltransferase → MRVIGDEVPYARWLLARLRDRSTSPEEFRRYMREAGRLLAIYSSRELEWVKVSVTTPLGAQAEELELASPPLVVGVLGAALPLVEGYAEVFPSSRIGLVAARRLESEGEVRVELYYRRLPRVHTGSAVVLDPMLATGKTIDRVIEEVKSIGAGKVIVGSVIASRPGLSYIGRRHPDVMIYSLAVDPDLDSRFFIVPGLGDAGDRSLGVSPD, encoded by the coding sequence GTGCGGGTCATAGGGGACGAGGTGCCCTACGCCAGGTGGCTCCTGGCGAGGCTCCGCGACAGGTCAACGTCACCTGAGGAGTTCAGGAGGTACATGAGGGAGGCCGGCAGGCTGCTGGCCATCTACTCCTCCCGCGAGCTTGAGTGGGTAAAGGTGTCTGTAACCACCCCGCTCGGGGCCCAGGCCGAGGAGCTCGAGCTCGCCTCGCCTCCCCTCGTAGTAGGCGTCCTCGGGGCGGCCCTCCCGCTTGTTGAGGGCTACGCCGAGGTCTTCCCGTCCTCCAGGATAGGCCTCGTGGCGGCCAGGCGGCTGGAGAGCGAGGGAGAGGTCAGGGTGGAGCTCTACTACAGGAGGCTGCCGAGGGTCCACACGGGCTCGGCGGTCGTCCTAGACCCTATGCTCGCTACGGGCAAGACCATTGACAGGGTCATCGAGGAGGTCAAGTCCATAGGGGCCGGGAAGGTGATAGTCGGCTCAGTGATAGCCTCAAGGCCGGGCCTGAGCTACATAGGCAGGAGGCACCCGGACGTCATGATTTACTCGCTCGCCGTCGACCCTGACCTGGACAGCCGCTTCTTCATAGTCCCAGGCCTTGGGGACGCGGGCGACAGGTCGCTGGGCGTCAGCCCCGACTAG
- a CDS encoding Enoyl-CoA hydratase/carnithine racemase, protein MAIRVERTEHTSWVIVDRQEAANALGYSDFVELIKVLTEECSSDRTAAVAITGAGEKYFIGGVDLRETAKVTTVDEAWRLMYEGLGGFCRAVYACRKPVIAAVNGYALGAGFEVLYAVDLAYATKWAKFGLPPVRYGMVPPASPTLGVFLANPKLVAYLALTGEMITAEEALRYGLINDVVEDAEKLRRKVEEASAKIASNEPEAVKAIRALMAESKLRLLGDEGLRTLAAFTARPTVSRRIEEFLNSRRASRG, encoded by the coding sequence TTGGCCATAAGGGTTGAGAGAACTGAGCACACTTCCTGGGTCATAGTTGACAGGCAGGAGGCGGCCAACGCCCTCGGCTACAGCGACTTCGTTGAGCTCATTAAGGTCCTGACCGAGGAGTGCTCAAGCGACCGCACGGCCGCTGTGGCGATAACGGGGGCCGGCGAGAAGTACTTCATAGGGGGAGTTGACCTCAGGGAGACCGCCAAGGTCACGACCGTCGACGAGGCGTGGAGGCTCATGTACGAGGGCCTCGGCGGCTTCTGCAGGGCCGTCTACGCCTGCAGGAAGCCCGTCATAGCTGCCGTCAACGGCTACGCCCTGGGGGCCGGCTTCGAGGTGCTGTACGCCGTCGACCTGGCCTACGCGACCAAGTGGGCTAAGTTCGGCCTGCCCCCCGTCAGGTACGGCATGGTGCCGCCCGCCTCGCCGACCCTTGGCGTCTTCCTGGCCAACCCTAAGCTAGTGGCCTACCTCGCGCTGACGGGCGAGATGATAACGGCTGAGGAGGCCCTGAGGTATGGCCTGATAAATGACGTGGTTGAAGACGCTGAGAAGCTGAGGAGGAAGGTCGAGGAGGCGTCAGCCAAGATAGCCTCTAACGAGCCCGAGGCCGTCAAGGCGATAAGGGCGCTGATGGCCGAGTCCAAGCTGAGGCTCCTAGGCGACGAGGGCCTCAGGACGCTGGCCGCGTTCACGGCGAGGCCTACAGTGAGCAGGAGGATAGAGGAGTTCCTGAACAGCAGGAGGGCTAGTCGGGGCTGA
- a CDS encoding ABC-type sugar transport system, periplasmic component, with product MRALSAKATAIIVVIVVVIAVAGAVAYYMISKRPTTTTSTPMTTTTTSTQVSTPTGAVTLVVATYSGAPAEPILRLAASIFEQEHPGVTVDVVTFPYGQYISNELTALRAAAAGGSNQYDVVTYTTTTVGQLAPYLLPLNSSVINETDILPPDLKAAGLYRNPLTGNVTWVGVPIQTDGIVILYNKNLFNNITLQQEFYSEYHVQLDPWTWGNWTTVLYVDQFFTSHNITKYGVLLQTVPGSLPENSFMLVFGYYYVHNSTLNCGNPFGVIGFGTLYMGCIPSGWRFPPPSFNNSVGVQALEMLKELVSYEPNPAQLQVSFDNSLQFLLTGQAPAIAGYLGQLPKVAGTPNASMVGVAPLPGNTIRIGLTYIGVSKYSVHKKLALEFLQLVESPQFQEIAFVQTYVFPSSRQAYKLILSNSSIPLYLRQWAQAALAAANSTAYMPHYFPGLTGSVYNQAGNYLYEYITGSISDPMQALQEAAATLARAVETYYSSYSTTTTTS from the coding sequence ATGAGAGCTCTTTCAGCCAAGGCTACGGCCATTATAGTAGTAATTGTTGTTGTTATCGCGGTGGCCGGCGCGGTCGCCTATTATATGATCAGTAAGAGGCCTACCACAACAACTTCGACGCCGATGACCACTACAACCACGTCGACTCAGGTCAGCACGCCAACAGGCGCCGTGACCCTGGTCGTGGCGACCTACTCGGGGGCGCCGGCAGAGCCTATACTTAGGCTGGCCGCGTCTATCTTCGAGCAGGAGCACCCAGGCGTCACCGTTGACGTGGTCACGTTCCCCTACGGCCAGTACATAAGCAACGAGCTGACGGCGCTCAGGGCGGCCGCGGCAGGGGGGAGCAACCAGTACGACGTAGTGACCTACACGACCACCACCGTCGGTCAGCTGGCCCCCTACCTGCTGCCCCTGAACTCCTCCGTCATAAACGAGACGGACATACTGCCGCCCGACCTCAAGGCCGCTGGGCTTTACCGGAACCCGCTCACGGGCAACGTAACATGGGTCGGGGTGCCTATACAGACTGACGGCATCGTTATACTCTATAACAAGAACCTGTTCAACAACATTACCCTTCAGCAGGAGTTCTACAGCGAGTACCACGTGCAGCTTGACCCGTGGACCTGGGGCAACTGGACCACTGTGCTCTATGTTGACCAGTTCTTCACATCGCACAACATAACGAAGTACGGGGTGCTCCTGCAGACCGTCCCAGGCAGCCTGCCGGAGAACTCCTTCATGTTGGTCTTTGGCTACTACTACGTGCACAACTCAACCCTGAACTGCGGCAACCCCTTCGGCGTCATTGGCTTCGGCACGCTCTACATGGGCTGTATACCGAGCGGCTGGAGGTTCCCTCCGCCCTCCTTCAACAACAGCGTGGGCGTTCAGGCCCTTGAGATGCTTAAGGAGCTGGTCAGCTATGAGCCTAACCCAGCTCAGCTCCAGGTGTCATTCGACAACTCGCTTCAGTTCCTCCTCACAGGCCAGGCCCCGGCCATAGCGGGCTACCTGGGCCAGCTGCCCAAGGTAGCTGGCACGCCCAACGCCAGCATGGTAGGAGTTGCCCCGCTGCCTGGGAACACCATTAGGATAGGGCTAACCTACATAGGGGTCAGCAAGTACTCAGTCCACAAGAAGCTCGCCCTTGAGTTCCTCCAGCTGGTCGAGTCCCCTCAGTTCCAGGAGATAGCCTTCGTGCAGACCTACGTGTTCCCGTCCTCCAGGCAGGCCTACAAGCTGATACTGTCGAACAGCTCAATACCGCTCTACCTAAGGCAGTGGGCCCAGGCCGCCTTGGCTGCCGCCAACTCAACTGCTTACATGCCTCACTACTTCCCTGGGCTAACGGGGTCCGTCTATAACCAGGCCGGGAACTACCTGTACGAGTACATAACGGGGAGCATATCGGACCCCATGCAGGCCCTCCAGGAGGCCGCTGCCACCCTGGCTAGGGCTGTGGAAACGTATTACAGCAGCTACAGCACAACCACGACTACCAGCTAG